From Candidatus Kapaibacterium sp., the proteins below share one genomic window:
- a CDS encoding ATP-binding cassette domain-containing protein, with product MFKSIELQQVYKNFTERELFAGLDINFKVGEIHGLIGKSGSGKSTIVNMICGFDFPNSGKVLIDGKIAEAQDFKSLRTCTAYVPQNVNIIGSGKVRETIQSSFEFKSNKSKRPNNDQILSVIKHLGLDENILESEFKSTSGGEKQRIAIAIATLLDKQIMIFDEPSSGLDDRSKEIVAAYISNLRDKIIIISTHDLVLKEICTSMTELEQK from the coding sequence ATGTTTAAATCAATCGAATTGCAACAAGTTTATAAAAATTTTACCGAACGCGAACTTTTCGCCGGACTTGATATTAATTTCAAAGTTGGCGAAATTCACGGGCTGATTGGCAAATCCGGCAGTGGCAAATCTACCATTGTCAATATGATTTGCGGCTTCGATTTTCCGAATAGCGGTAAAGTGCTTATAGACGGGAAAATTGCCGAAGCACAAGATTTCAAATCGCTCCGTACTTGTACTGCATATGTCCCTCAAAATGTAAATATAATCGGTTCGGGCAAAGTCCGAGAGACAATCCAAAGCAGCTTTGAATTCAAATCGAACAAATCAAAGCGACCTAATAACGACCAAATACTTTCGGTGATAAAACATCTCGGACTTGATGAAAACATTCTCGAATCCGAATTCAAAAGCACTTCGGGCGGCGAAAAACAGAGAATAGCTATCGCAATTGCAACTTTGCTCGACAAACAAATCATGATATTCGATGAGCCAAGTTCGGGGCTGGACGACCGCTCGAAAGAAATCGTAGCCGCATATATAAGCAATCTGAGAGACAAAATAATCATTATCTCTACCCACGACCTTGTATTGAAAGAAATTTGCACAAGTATGACCGAGTTGGAGCAAAAATGA